The Edaphobacter sp. 12200R-103 genome contains a region encoding:
- the folP gene encoding dihydropteroate synthase encodes MAFAPRPRYEWKLRTRSLQLGHRTLVMGILNVTPDSFSDGGHFFTPEDASQRALEHALAMLDEGADMIDVGGESTRPGATPVSEGEEQSRVLPVLDAILRERPSAIVSIDTFHASTARLAIEAGAEIVNDVSGHQWDSAMPSTCARLACGVVLMHARGRPSEWRTLPPLSEEEVVPLVMTGLEANVAAAENAGVDRARIVIDPGFGFGKRLGENYPLLANLSALHRLRLPILVGVSRKSFLTQGLRRIGVSSTRAADATTTTAANVAAILSGAHLLRVHDVQPAVEAASVADRILPRS; translated from the coding sequence ATGGCCTTCGCCCCCCGTCCACGGTACGAATGGAAGCTGCGAACGCGTTCGCTTCAGCTTGGACACCGCACGCTCGTCATGGGAATCCTGAACGTGACGCCGGATTCGTTCTCCGACGGAGGCCACTTCTTTACTCCGGAGGATGCGTCCCAACGCGCGCTTGAACACGCACTCGCCATGCTGGACGAAGGAGCCGATATGATCGACGTCGGCGGGGAGTCAACGCGGCCCGGCGCCACGCCTGTCTCCGAGGGAGAAGAACAGTCGCGCGTGCTTCCTGTGCTGGATGCGATTCTTCGTGAGCGGCCTTCCGCCATCGTCTCCATCGATACCTTTCATGCCTCCACGGCGCGACTCGCCATCGAGGCAGGCGCCGAGATCGTCAACGATGTCAGCGGCCATCAGTGGGACTCCGCGATGCCCTCCACCTGTGCACGGCTCGCCTGCGGGGTGGTCCTGATGCATGCGCGCGGCAGGCCATCGGAGTGGCGCACCCTTCCTCCGCTCTCCGAAGAGGAGGTTGTTCCTCTCGTCATGACCGGACTGGAGGCGAATGTGGCCGCCGCAGAAAATGCGGGTGTCGATCGCGCACGCATCGTCATCGATCCCGGCTTCGGCTTCGGTAAGCGACTGGGAGAAAACTATCCTCTGCTGGCGAATCTCTCCGCGCTGCATCGTCTGCGTCTTCCCATTCTGGTGGGCGTGTCGCGCAAGAGCTTCCTTACGCAGGGACTTCGGCGGATTGGGGTCTCCTCAACACGTGCTGCAGACGCCACGACGACGACTGCGGCGAATGTAGCGGCCATCCTCTCAGGAGCGCACCTTCTCCGCGTCCACGATGTCCAGCCTGCCGTTGAAGCTGCCTCAGTCGCAGACAGGATTCTGCCTCGCAGTTAA
- the dacB gene encoding D-alanyl-D-alanine carboxypeptidase/D-alanyl-D-alanine-endopeptidase yields the protein MKTTCAAALAAAIFLVYPSISTAQKHAGAKQQASKKARRQEKPSKLAAQIEAVLSQPAVARAHWGIKVTSMDGRAIYSLNEGQLFQPASNTKIFTTATALALLGPQTTFTTKVIAKGTFSSPGRLAGDVVLVGAGDANLSGRSIPYVPPAMRPKVAPGQEPSPGPAALRYLEEMADQVAKTGLKVVNGDIVGDDTLYPWEPYPQDWAIDDTVWGYGAPISALTINDSQLTMTITPGSAPGVPASVMLDPIAPYYTVDMSALTTGPARSGNHLQIERSVGSKVLRVYGSIAVDSSPEEEEIAIQDPAEYAAAALKSMLEARGILVTGIARAKHRISSDDRGFLQASREAIPNMDWSRTYPPAAPASACTGNCGAVPERVLAQHISQPLIEDMVVTNKVSQNLHAEMFLHNVGAAVLGDGSTVNGARVVRAFLTSRAGVDPDDFVFFDGSGLSGHDLVAPRATVRLLQFASTQSWFADWKRTLPIGGEDGSLVARFGGSSMKDRVFAKTGTLSEARALSGYIDCASGRTVIFSIMVSAHTPGSSADRIAMDRIVELIGAAE from the coding sequence ATGAAGACCACCTGTGCTGCGGCCCTCGCGGCAGCCATCTTTCTTGTGTATCCCTCCATAAGCACGGCACAGAAGCACGCCGGCGCGAAGCAGCAGGCATCGAAGAAGGCAAGGCGCCAAGAGAAGCCGTCGAAGCTCGCCGCGCAGATTGAGGCTGTGCTGTCCCAGCCGGCGGTGGCCCGGGCGCACTGGGGCATCAAGGTGACGTCGATGGACGGCAGGGCGATCTATTCGTTGAACGAAGGTCAGCTCTTTCAGCCGGCGAGCAACACCAAGATCTTCACCACCGCGACGGCGCTTGCTCTTCTGGGCCCGCAGACGACGTTTACGACGAAGGTGATTGCAAAAGGAACCTTCAGCTCTCCGGGCAGGCTTGCAGGAGACGTCGTCCTGGTAGGAGCCGGGGACGCGAACCTCTCCGGCCGCTCCATTCCTTATGTCCCTCCTGCGATGCGGCCCAAAGTTGCACCCGGACAGGAGCCATCGCCCGGACCGGCAGCGCTTCGCTACCTCGAAGAGATGGCCGATCAGGTCGCAAAGACTGGCCTGAAGGTTGTCAACGGTGACATCGTCGGCGACGATACGCTCTATCCGTGGGAGCCCTATCCGCAGGACTGGGCAATCGACGATACGGTGTGGGGCTATGGAGCGCCGATCTCGGCCCTCACCATCAACGACAGTCAATTAACGATGACGATTACTCCGGGCAGCGCGCCGGGAGTACCGGCGTCGGTCATGCTAGACCCCATCGCTCCCTACTACACGGTGGATATGTCGGCTCTGACGACAGGCCCGGCTCGCAGCGGCAATCACCTACAGATTGAACGTTCCGTCGGTTCAAAAGTTCTACGGGTTTACGGCTCGATCGCCGTAGATTCCTCGCCGGAGGAAGAAGAGATCGCGATTCAGGACCCTGCTGAATACGCTGCAGCGGCACTGAAGTCGATGCTCGAAGCTCGAGGCATTCTCGTCACTGGCATTGCTCGTGCGAAGCATCGCATCTCCAGCGATGACCGGGGATTCCTGCAGGCATCGCGTGAGGCGATTCCGAATATGGACTGGAGCAGGACATATCCACCTGCGGCTCCAGCCTCGGCGTGTACCGGCAACTGCGGAGCCGTACCGGAAAGAGTTCTGGCGCAGCACATCTCGCAGCCTTTGATTGAAGATATGGTTGTCACCAACAAGGTCAGCCAGAACCTGCATGCGGAGATGTTTCTGCACAACGTCGGCGCGGCGGTCCTCGGGGATGGCTCAACCGTCAATGGAGCACGCGTGGTGCGGGCATTTCTGACCTCGCGTGCCGGCGTCGATCCCGATGACTTTGTCTTCTTCGATGGCTCCGGGCTGAGCGGACACGACCTGGTCGCTCCTCGCGCCACCGTGCGGCTGCTGCAGTTCGCCAGCACCCAGTCGTGGTTTGCAGACTGGAAACGAACCCTTCCCATCGGCGGAGAAGACGGTTCGCTGGTGGCCCGGTTCGGAGGGTCGTCGATGAAAGATCGCGTCTTCGCGAAGACGGGCACGCTGAGCGAGGCTCGCGCCCTGAGCGGCTACATCGACTGCGCCAGTGGCAGGACGGTGATCTTCTCTATCATGGTCAGCGCACACACACCGGGCTCCAGCGCCGACCGCATTGCGATGGACAGAATTGTGGAGCTGATCGGTGCTGCAGAATAG
- a CDS encoding sulfite exporter TauE/SafE family protein has translation MSATTVEILAVIFVATFVRSAFGFGEALVAVPLLALYLPIKVAAPLAVLISITIAAVVVVQDWRKIHFRSTGWLFASTLLGIPLGLLLLTSTHQRAVRVVLAVVILAFSLYSLIGRRPPELKRDSPPWLFVCGFCAGVLGGAYGMNGPPLVIYGAMRRWSAQHFRATLQGYFLPASLVGMASFWVGGLWTRTVNHYYLLCLPVLLPAIWLGRVVNHRLHGDGFLRYVYLGLMAIAVLLLFQPVRG, from the coding sequence ATGAGCGCAACTACGGTTGAGATCCTCGCGGTCATCTTTGTCGCTACCTTTGTACGGTCGGCCTTCGGCTTCGGCGAGGCTCTCGTGGCCGTTCCTCTGCTGGCCCTCTATCTTCCCATCAAGGTGGCGGCGCCGCTGGCCGTGCTGATCTCCATCACCATCGCGGCGGTCGTCGTCGTGCAGGACTGGCGGAAGATCCACTTCCGCAGCACGGGCTGGCTGTTCGCCTCGACACTGCTCGGAATCCCGCTCGGCCTGCTGCTGCTGACCAGCACGCACCAGCGGGCGGTCAGGGTAGTCCTTGCGGTGGTCATTCTCGCGTTTTCTCTCTACTCCCTTATAGGTCGCAGGCCACCGGAGCTGAAGCGCGACAGTCCGCCCTGGCTGTTTGTCTGCGGATTCTGCGCAGGGGTTCTGGGCGGAGCATACGGCATGAACGGCCCTCCCCTGGTCATCTACGGAGCCATGCGCCGCTGGTCGGCGCAACACTTTCGCGCTACCCTCCAGGGCTACTTCCTCCCCGCAAGCCTCGTCGGCATGGCCTCGTTCTGGGTGGGTGGCCTCTGGACCCGCACCGTCAATCACTACTACCTGCTCTGTCTCCCCGTGCTGCTGCCTGCGATCTGGCTCGGCAGGGTCGTCAATCATCGCCTGCACGGGGACGGCTTTCTGCGCTACGTCTACCTGGGGCTCATGGCGATCGCCGTGCTGCTGCTCTTCCAGCCGGTACGCGGCTAG
- a CDS encoding cytochrome c: MKRICLLSLLACGLAGCKSIPPPTPLDQLNAQQASGHQVFQAHCQVCHNDRTNAPLAGPSLRGIFKKQYLPSGAAATDERVSATILHGRNMMPALGNEIDTQDLNDLLAYLHTL; encoded by the coding sequence ATGAAGCGAATCTGCCTTTTGTCCCTTCTGGCCTGCGGATTGGCCGGGTGTAAATCGATCCCGCCACCGACGCCGCTCGACCAGCTCAACGCCCAGCAGGCGAGCGGTCACCAGGTCTTTCAGGCGCACTGCCAGGTCTGCCATAACGACCGCACCAACGCCCCCCTTGCAGGTCCTTCGCTGCGCGGGATCTTCAAGAAGCAGTATCTGCCCAGCGGCGCGGCGGCCACCGATGAGCGCGTCTCCGCTACCATTCTTCACGGAAGGAACATGATGCCGGCTCTGGGCAATGAGATTGACACCCAGGATCTCAACGACCTGCTGGCCTATCTGCACACCTTATGA
- a CDS encoding ABATE domain-containing protein, giving the protein MSVPHVPENPPIFVADHPVMDFLNTIAAPAGTPIDMLGSDEDVLYWLEKAGMSPDAHPKIERGALLLEARELREMLRTLVLKRKAGKRIDIAPLNNFLANAISYPQLLAEGKGFAIERHRPAQTLRQVLSPIAESAADLLATGDFDLVRPCEGKDCILWFYDRTKSHRRRWCSMQVCGNRHKVEAFRERQRA; this is encoded by the coding sequence GTGTCCGTGCCGCATGTTCCTGAAAATCCGCCGATCTTTGTTGCCGACCATCCGGTGATGGACTTCCTGAACACCATCGCTGCGCCTGCGGGAACGCCGATCGACATGCTGGGAAGCGATGAAGATGTCCTCTACTGGCTGGAGAAGGCCGGGATGTCCCCTGACGCGCACCCGAAGATAGAGCGCGGTGCGCTTCTGCTCGAAGCCCGTGAGTTGCGCGAGATGCTGCGGACGCTGGTCTTGAAGCGGAAGGCAGGCAAGCGGATTGACATTGCGCCGCTGAACAATTTTCTCGCTAATGCGATCAGCTATCCACAGCTTTTAGCGGAGGGCAAAGGTTTCGCGATCGAGCGGCATCGTCCGGCGCAGACGCTGCGGCAGGTGTTATCGCCCATTGCGGAGTCGGCTGCTGACCTGCTGGCGACGGGCGACTTCGACCTGGTGCGTCCCTGCGAAGGCAAGGACTGCATCCTGTGGTTCTATGACCGCACCAAGAGCCATCGCCGCCGCTGGTGCAGCATGCAGGTGTGCGGCAATCGTCACAAGGTCGAGGCTTTCCGGGAAAGACAGCGCGCCTAG
- a CDS encoding alpha/beta fold hydrolase: MSSTAANAKSAVSLPVVSTRTIQADGVEVFFREAGDPSAPAILLLHGFPTSSLMFRELIPRLAQRYRVIAPDLPGFGFTSVPAERNYTYTFESIATTIGAFTEALGLTRFAIYIFDYGAPTGLRLALKHPERITAVVSQNGNAYLEGLGDAWDPIKAYWKEPTQEHRDALRGVLQSDATKWQYTHGAPADRAIDPATYTLDVALMQRPGNADIQLDLFLDYASNLKLYPAFQEYFREYQPPTLAIWGRHDSFFIPAGAEAYKKDNPDATVTLLDTGHFALETHVEEVAAAIDDLLARATR; encoded by the coding sequence ATGTCCAGCACCGCCGCTAACGCCAAATCGGCCGTCTCCCTTCCCGTCGTCTCGACCCGCACCATCCAAGCCGATGGTGTCGAAGTCTTCTTCCGCGAGGCAGGCGATCCCTCCGCACCTGCCATTCTCTTGCTGCACGGCTTTCCCACTTCATCGCTGATGTTCCGCGAGCTGATCCCGAGGCTTGCGCAGCGGTATCGTGTCATCGCTCCCGACCTTCCCGGCTTTGGATTCACCAGCGTTCCCGCGGAGCGCAACTACACCTACACCTTCGAGTCCATCGCGACGACGATCGGCGCCTTTACGGAGGCCCTCGGCCTCACCCGCTTTGCGATCTACATCTTCGACTACGGTGCTCCAACCGGCCTGCGCCTCGCGCTCAAGCATCCGGAGCGCATCACCGCCGTCGTCTCGCAGAACGGCAATGCCTACCTCGAGGGCCTTGGCGATGCATGGGACCCCATCAAGGCCTACTGGAAGGAGCCGACCCAGGAGCATCGCGACGCCCTGCGCGGAGTGTTGCAGTCTGACGCAACGAAGTGGCAGTACACGCACGGAGCCCCTGCCGACCGTGCAATCGATCCCGCAACCTACACGCTTGATGTCGCCCTGATGCAGCGCCCCGGCAACGCCGACATCCAACTCGATCTCTTCCTTGACTACGCCTCCAACCTCAAGCTCTACCCTGCGTTCCAGGAGTACTTCCGCGAATATCAGCCGCCCACGCTAGCCATCTGGGGCAGGCACGATTCGTTCTTCATCCCTGCCGGCGCAGAGGCCTACAAAAAGGACAACCCCGACGCGACCGTTACTCTGCTCGATACAGGGCACTTCGCGCTCGAGACGCACGTCGAGGAGGTCGCCGCGGCCATCGACGATCTCCTCGCCCGCGCAACCCGCTGA
- the purU gene encoding formyltetrahydrofolate deformylase: MKDSAVLLITCPDQKGLVAAVSGELYRFGANIIHADQHRDHDAGLFFMRVEWALGGEGEPAFDIEAFRNAFAPIARQYNMDSQLHVSGSKPRVAIFVSQHLHCLADLLHRHQMGELDCVIPLIISNHTNGEPLARFYGIPFHHVPLSTANKAEGEAKQFALLQDAAVELVVLARYMQILSPEFVRRYPSAVINVHHSFLPAFIGARPYHAAHKRGVKLIGATSHYVTEELDDGPIIEQDVTRISHRDQVEDLVARGRDLERMVLSRAVAWHLDRRILRYGNKTVIFD, from the coding sequence ATGAAAGATTCTGCTGTACTGCTGATTACCTGCCCCGATCAGAAGGGCCTTGTCGCTGCCGTCTCGGGTGAGCTCTACCGCTTCGGTGCAAACATTATTCACGCCGACCAGCACCGCGATCACGACGCTGGCCTCTTCTTTATGCGCGTCGAATGGGCGCTCGGGGGAGAGGGCGAGCCTGCCTTCGATATCGAGGCCTTTCGCAATGCGTTCGCGCCCATCGCCCGGCAGTACAACATGGACTCGCAGCTGCACGTTAGCGGATCGAAGCCGCGCGTGGCCATCTTCGTCTCGCAGCATCTCCACTGTTTGGCTGATCTTCTGCACCGCCACCAGATGGGCGAGCTCGACTGCGTGATTCCGCTGATTATCAGCAACCATACCAACGGCGAGCCGCTGGCCCGTTTCTACGGCATCCCCTTCCATCATGTTCCACTCAGCACGGCGAACAAGGCTGAAGGGGAAGCAAAGCAGTTTGCCTTGCTCCAGGACGCCGCGGTGGAGCTGGTTGTACTGGCACGCTACATGCAGATCCTCTCGCCAGAGTTTGTGCGTCGTTATCCCTCCGCCGTCATCAACGTGCATCACTCATTCCTTCCAGCGTTTATCGGGGCACGGCCGTATCACGCGGCGCACAAGCGCGGCGTCAAGCTGATCGGCGCCACCAGCCACTACGTCACCGAGGAACTGGACGACGGCCCCATCATCGAACAGGACGTTACCCGCATCTCGCACCGCGACCAGGTCGAAGACCTCGTCGCCCGGGGCCGCGACCTCGAGCGCATGGTGCTTTCACGAGCCGTGGCATGGCACCTGGACCGCCGCATCCTGCGCTACGGGAACAAAACCGTCATCTTCGACTAA
- a CDS encoding TetR/AcrR family transcriptional regulator — translation MSQDSHETPSRKPRADALRNRERILDVARAAFTGFGADVSLDDIARQAGVGPGTLYRHFPTREALLEAVYRTEVEKLAAAEREFATTMPPVDALRKWMGLFVDYMATKLIIVPALNTMAGSSPKVMESSGELIRGAINRLVTRAVESGDLRPDLDPLDLLRALAGISNVAPVADWPQSAKKMVDILILGSRPTP, via the coding sequence ATGTCCCAAGACTCTCATGAAACCCCATCGAGAAAGCCGCGCGCGGATGCGCTGCGTAACCGCGAGCGAATCCTCGACGTTGCCCGCGCAGCCTTTACAGGCTTTGGAGCAGATGTGAGTCTGGACGACATTGCGAGGCAGGCCGGAGTGGGACCGGGCACACTGTATCGTCACTTTCCGACGCGCGAGGCTCTTCTTGAGGCCGTCTACCGCACCGAGGTGGAGAAGCTGGCGGCTGCGGAGAGAGAGTTTGCAACCACAATGCCGCCCGTCGACGCTTTGCGGAAGTGGATGGGGCTCTTCGTCGACTACATGGCGACGAAGCTGATCATCGTGCCGGCGCTAAACACGATGGCTGGCAGTTCTCCTAAGGTGATGGAAAGTTCCGGAGAGTTAATCCGTGGAGCAATCAACAGGCTGGTTACGCGAGCAGTCGAGAGCGGCGATTTGCGGCCTGATCTCGACCCGCTGGACCTGTTACGTGCGCTGGCTGGGATTTCCAATGTGGCCCCTGTTGCCGACTGGCCGCAGAGTGCGAAAAAGATGGTGGACATCCTGATCCTGGGTTCACGTCCGACCCCCTGA
- a CDS encoding SDR family NAD(P)-dependent oxidoreductase, with translation MTNVFGAKSTTDEVLAGVNLKGKRILVTGASAGLGVETSRALVAHGADVVGAVRDLQKGEAATEEVRKAAKSSGGSFQLIELDLADLASVRAAADKLNAKGESFDVIIANAGVMATPFGKTRDGFETQFGTNHLGHFVFVNRIAKLLKDGGRLVNLSSAGHRYSDVNLDDPNFEKTEYNPFEAYGRSKTANILFSVGFDKRYKGRGVRATAVHPGGIYTELGRHMSEEQFAGLLENVNRQRREAGLPDFEFKTIPQGSATSVWAAVVAPADEVGAHYCEDCHVASIVEPSDNVLAGGVYRYAVDPERAEALWRKSEEMVGESF, from the coding sequence ATGACGAACGTATTTGGCGCTAAGTCCACGACAGATGAGGTACTTGCAGGAGTCAACCTCAAAGGAAAACGAATCCTTGTAACCGGAGCATCTGCCGGCCTCGGCGTCGAAACCAGCCGCGCCCTCGTCGCGCACGGGGCGGACGTCGTCGGTGCAGTCCGCGATCTGCAGAAAGGCGAGGCCGCCACGGAAGAAGTACGTAAAGCAGCGAAGTCAAGCGGTGGCAGCTTTCAGCTGATTGAGCTCGACCTTGCTGATCTGGCAAGCGTTCGCGCCGCTGCCGACAAGCTGAACGCAAAGGGCGAGTCCTTCGACGTGATTATCGCCAACGCCGGGGTAATGGCGACGCCGTTCGGCAAAACCAGGGACGGATTCGAGACCCAGTTCGGAACCAACCACCTCGGTCACTTCGTCTTCGTCAACCGCATCGCCAAGCTGCTCAAAGACGGAGGGCGCCTCGTAAATCTCTCCTCGGCTGGCCACCGCTACTCCGACGTCAACCTCGACGACCCTAACTTTGAGAAGACCGAGTACAACCCATTTGAAGCCTACGGTCGCTCGAAGACGGCCAATATCCTCTTCTCCGTCGGCTTCGATAAGCGTTACAAGGGCAGGGGAGTTCGAGCTACCGCTGTTCATCCCGGCGGCATCTACACGGAGCTCGGCCGCCACATGTCCGAAGAGCAGTTCGCAGGTCTCCTCGAAAACGTAAATCGCCAGCGTCGCGAGGCTGGTCTGCCCGACTTCGAATTCAAGACCATCCCGCAGGGCTCAGCCACCAGCGTCTGGGCGGCCGTCGTCGCCCCCGCCGATGAGGTCGGCGCCCACTACTGCGAAGACTGTCACGTCGCCAGCATCGTCGAGCCCTCAGACAACGTGTTAGCCGGCGGCGTCTACCGCTATGCGGTCGATCCGGAACGCGCCGAAGCTCTCTGGCGTAAGAGCGAAGAGATGGTCGGAGAGTCGTTCTAA
- a CDS encoding TIM barrel protein has protein sequence MLTRRNLVGILASATLFPKVALGQSSSLDDRFSVMIWVLRKRASFEQNLETVAKAGYKHIELIGEFWQWSEADRERYMAKMAQLGITIDATTGMKLGFADPAVGDAYIAELKKLIVAAKQVKCNRLILMSGKVLPNVGDEGQRAASIATLKRAAEVLESEGMDALLEPIDRLENPTYWMDGVEEAATITRAVGSPRLKVLYDFYHEQRTRGNVIAKLEKVLDQVTLVHIADVPKRSDPGTGEMNYANIYRKLKELNYKGMIAMEFYPQADPEAALRKARTEAESILA, from the coding sequence ATGCTCACTCGAAGGAATCTCGTCGGAATTCTCGCCTCAGCCACCCTGTTTCCGAAAGTCGCCCTCGGGCAATCGTCATCGCTCGACGACCGTTTCTCCGTGATGATCTGGGTGCTTCGCAAGCGCGCCAGCTTCGAGCAAAACCTTGAGACCGTCGCGAAGGCGGGCTATAAGCACATCGAGCTCATCGGCGAGTTCTGGCAGTGGTCCGAAGCCGACCGCGAGCGCTACATGGCGAAGATGGCGCAGCTCGGCATCACGATCGATGCCACCACCGGCATGAAGCTCGGCTTCGCCGATCCTGCCGTGGGCGACGCTTACATCGCCGAGCTGAAGAAGCTGATCGTCGCTGCCAAACAGGTGAAGTGCAATCGCCTTATCCTGATGTCCGGCAAGGTGCTGCCTAATGTAGGTGACGAGGGCCAGCGCGCCGCCTCTATCGCTACTCTCAAACGCGCAGCCGAGGTGCTGGAATCCGAAGGCATGGACGCTCTGCTGGAGCCCATCGACCGCCTCGAAAACCCCACCTACTGGATGGATGGCGTGGAGGAGGCCGCGACCATCACCCGCGCCGTTGGCAGCCCGCGCCTCAAGGTGCTCTACGACTTCTACCACGAGCAGCGAACCCGCGGAAACGTCATCGCAAAGCTCGAAAAGGTCCTCGATCAGGTCACCCTGGTGCACATCGCCGACGTACCCAAGCGCAGCGATCCCGGCACCGGCGAGATGAACTACGCCAACATCTACCGCAAGCTGAAGGAGCTGAACTACAAGGGCATGATCGCCATGGAGTTCTACCCCCAGGCCGATCCCGAAGCTGCACTGCGCAAGGCGCGCACGGAGGCCGAAAGCATCCTCGCCTAG
- the lipA gene encoding lipoyl synthase, translated as MTPVSELVQIDLSPRKPAPKPAWLKAKAPMGETFHNLKKMARDLNLHTVCESAHCPNIGECWNQKAATFMMLGNLCTRRCGFCAVPKGKPEPIDLDEPRRVAYAVAQLGLNHAVITSVNRDDDNIGAAQAFVSVVEEIRAQAPGCRVEILTPDFQGNEESLRMVVGVRPEILNHNIETVPRLYRVAKSGGRYERSLRFLEHAKEIAAEMFSDREGDQIVTKTGIIVGLGEEMHELLSVFRDLADRKVDILTIGQYLRPSRDHLPMARYYTPEEFAFLKHEALAMGFKHVESGPLVRSSYHAQEQAESTGLA; from the coding sequence ATGACGCCCGTATCCGAGCTGGTCCAGATCGACCTTTCGCCCCGGAAGCCCGCGCCCAAGCCGGCCTGGCTGAAGGCGAAGGCTCCCATGGGCGAGACCTTCCACAATCTCAAGAAGATGGCGCGCGACCTGAACCTGCACACCGTCTGCGAGAGCGCCCACTGCCCCAACATCGGCGAGTGCTGGAACCAGAAGGCCGCGACCTTCATGATGCTCGGCAACCTCTGCACGCGTCGCTGCGGTTTCTGCGCCGTGCCCAAGGGCAAGCCCGAGCCCATCGACCTCGACGAGCCGCGCCGCGTAGCCTACGCCGTCGCGCAATTGGGCCTCAATCATGCCGTCATCACCAGCGTGAACCGCGATGACGACAACATCGGCGCAGCACAGGCATTTGTCAGTGTCGTCGAAGAGATTCGCGCCCAGGCACCCGGCTGCCGCGTCGAGATTCTGACGCCCGACTTTCAGGGCAACGAAGAATCGCTCCGGATGGTCGTCGGTGTGCGCCCCGAGATCCTGAATCACAATATCGAGACCGTGCCGCGCCTCTATCGTGTGGCCAAGTCCGGTGGCCGCTACGAGCGTTCGCTGCGCTTCCTCGAGCATGCAAAAGAGATTGCCGCGGAGATGTTCTCAGACCGCGAAGGCGACCAGATCGTCACCAAGACCGGCATTATCGTTGGGCTGGGTGAGGAGATGCACGAACTGCTCTCCGTCTTCCGCGATCTCGCCGACCGCAAGGTCGACATCCTCACCATCGGGCAGTACCTGCGCCCCTCGCGCGACCACCTGCCGATGGCCCGCTACTACACCCCGGAGGAGTTCGCCTTCCTGAAGCATGAGGCGCTGGCGATGGGATTCAAGCACGTGGAGAGCGGCCCGCTGGTGCGCTCCAGCTACCACGCGCAGGAGCAGGCCGAATCGACCGGGCTGGCCTGA
- a CDS encoding cold-shock protein, translated as MEQGTVKWFNDAKGFGFLSRQGGEDVFVHYSAIQTNGFRSLQEGQAVQFNVVRGPKGWQAENVQVL; from the coding sequence ATGGAACAGGGAACAGTTAAGTGGTTTAACGACGCGAAGGGCTTTGGATTTCTGAGCCGTCAGGGTGGCGAGGACGTCTTCGTTCACTATTCGGCAATTCAGACCAACGGCTTCCGTTCGCTCCAGGAAGGTCAGGCCGTTCAGTTCAACGTTGTGCGTGGCCCCAAGGGCTGGCAGGCTGAGAACGTTCAGGTTCTGTAA